A portion of the Carya illinoinensis cultivar Pawnee chromosome 11, C.illinoinensisPawnee_v1, whole genome shotgun sequence genome contains these proteins:
- the LOC122281831 gene encoding protein EDS1L-like isoform X1 translates to MAGGGRLGDIIKMDEELIMKTCSSAMNAHKFPDNPFTFEEIRASSDTYTSFIFSFAGSWFLNDWQLAQKPFGETQIKTELFPSLRSIGNDEFAMVNQAFQQRFEERILGTSDFRAKVEMAMQEPVRGRKQMVFTGHSTGGSIAILATLWFLEKCSIKLDTSPFCVTFGCPLTGNHIFSHALRREKWASYFKHFVMRYDIVPRILFAPISSIAQKIPPILQLFDAKSKNPALQHFGNITTQQASDFFITVMRNASAMTSHAACKLMGNTNLLLETATSFISLSPYKPFGTYIFCTGNGKLVVLSNPDAVLQLLFYSCQLSRETDQEVDIACKSLLQHFVYESELHESLQMQDVHNLDSSQLETLPLSAEAGGDSATLNSALNDLGLSTRARLCLRAAGELEKRKRGNEDYINGKKIDIHKAMKELEDYREKSALRKLGYYDAFTLQKDFKDFNANVKRQELAGIWDEIIEMLKRYELPDGFEGDRGWVELGTRFRRLVEPLDIANYYRHSKNEDTGAYMKRARPKRYRYTQRWREHAGKMATDASGESNFWAELEEIRRKTGSREGFEEVKDRVLKLEEGVHKWVCGGDLSMDVFLEESTLVKWWKTLPDEHKSGSRLSRFMNG, encoded by the exons ATGGCCGGTGGGGGTAGGCTTGGAGATATCATAAAAATGGATGAAGAGCTTATTATGAAAACTTGCTCTTCTGCCATGAACGCTCATAAGTTCCCAGATAACCCCTTTACTTTTGAGGAAATCCGTGCTTCATCAGATACTTATACATCCTTCATTTTCAGCTTTGCTGGATCTTGGTTTCTAAACGATTGGCAGCTTGCTCAAAAACCTTTTGGAGAAACCCAGATCAAAACCGAACTGTTTCCTTCTCTTAGAAGTATAGGCAATGATGAATTTGCCATGGTTAATCAAGCTTTCCAGCAGAGGTTCGAGGAGCGGATCTTGGGGACTTCAGACTTCCGAGCTAAG GTGGAAATGGCCATGCAAGAACCTGTGAGAGGGAGGAAGCAAATGGTGTTTACAGGACACTCCACGGGTGGTTCAATTGCCATACTTGCAACACTTTGGTTCCTGGAAAAATGCTCCATAAAACTGGATACCTCGCCTTTCTGTGTGACTTTTGGATGTCCTCTAACTGGTAATCACATATTTTCACATGCTCTTAGGCGAGAGAAATGGGCTTCCTACTTCAAACACTTTGTCATGAGATATGACATTGTCCCCCGGATCTTGTTTGCTCCTATATCATCCATTGCTCAAAAAATTCCACCAATCCTGCAACTCTTCGATGCAAAATCCAAAAATCCTGCACTTCAACACTTTGGCAATATCACGACTCAACAGGCGTCGGATTTTTTTATAACTGTAATGAGAAATGCATCGGCCATGACAAGccatgctgcctgcaaactcatGGGGAACACGAATTTGCTCTTGGAAACTGCAACCAGCTTCATATCATTAAGCCCTTACAAACCCTTTGGAACCTACATCTTCTGCACTGGCAACGGAAAACTGGTGGTGTTGAGCAACCCAGATGCTGTTCTGCAGCTACTGTTTTACTCTTGTCAATTGAGCAGGGAAACTGATCAAGAGGTAGACATTGCCTGTAAAAGTCTTCTGCAACATTTTGTATATGAATCTGAACTGCACGAAAGTTTACAAATGCAAGATGTACACAATCTTGACTCGAGCCAATTGGAAACCCTCCCACTGTCTGCAGAGGCAGGAGGTGATAGTGCCACACTCAACTCAGCCTTGAATGACCTCGGATTG AGCACGAGAGCCAGACTGTGTCTTCGTGCTGCTGGAGAATTAGAGAAACGAAAGCGGGGAAACGAGGATTATATCAATGGGAAGAAGATAGACATCCACAAAGCAATGAAGGAGCTAGAAGACTACCGAGAGAAGAGTGCGCTTAGGAAGTTAGGCTATTATGATGCCTTCACGCTTCAAAAAGACTTCAAGGACTTCAACGCTAATGTGAAGAGACAGGAGCTAGCAGGTATATGGGATGAAATCATCGAGATGTTAAAAAGATACGAACTCCCAGATGGATTCGAGGGTGATAGGGGTTGGGTAGAGCTCGGAACGAGGTTTCGCCGCCTTGTTGAGCCACTGGATATCGCCAACTACTATCGACACTCCAAGAACGAGGACACGGGAGCCTATATGAAGAGGGCGAGGCCAAAGCGTTACAGATACACACAGAGATGGCGGGAGCATGCTGGGAAGATGGCTACCGATGCCAGTGGAGAATCCAATTTCTGGGCAGAGTTAGAGGAGATCCGCAGGAAAACTGGTAGCAGGGAAGGGTTTGAAGAAGTCAAAGATAGAGTTTTAAAGCTAGAAGAAGGTGTGCATAAATGGGTTTGTGGCGGTGACTTGAGTATGGATGTGTTCTTGGAGGAATCCACCCttgtgaagtggtggaaaacACTTCCTGACGAGCATAAGAGTGGATCTCGCCTTTCACGATTCATGAATGGATAA